A DNA window from Rhizobium sp. NXC14 contains the following coding sequences:
- the aroQ gene encoding type II 3-dehydroquinate dehydratase: MTQTIFVLNGPNLNMLGKREPGIYGGKTLKDIEADCKAAGRELGFDIDFRQSNHEGTLVDWIHEADEKAAGVAINAGAYTHTSVALHDAIRAISIPVIELHISNVHTREEFRRESMIAPACKGVICGFGPHSYILALQALKNITA; the protein is encoded by the coding sequence ATGACGCAAACGATTTTTGTCCTGAACGGCCCAAACCTGAACATGCTGGGCAAACGAGAGCCCGGCATTTATGGCGGCAAGACGCTCAAGGACATCGAGGCAGACTGCAAGGCAGCCGGGCGCGAACTCGGCTTTGATATCGATTTCCGTCAGAGCAACCACGAAGGCACGCTTGTGGACTGGATCCACGAGGCCGACGAAAAAGCCGCCGGCGTCGCCATCAATGCAGGCGCCTACACGCATACGTCAGTTGCGCTGCACGACGCGATCCGCGCTATTTCGATTCCCGTCATCGAGCTCCACATATCCAACGTCCATACGCGGGAAGAATTCCGCCGCGAGTCGATGATCGCACCGGCATGCAAGGGCGTGATCTGCGGCTTCGGGCCTCATAGTTACA
- a CDS encoding DsbA family protein produces the protein MAFFPKSFTALALAASIALPFPAAALDDQQKKEFGEFIKQYLIENPEIMLDVQEALQKKQEAARLVKANMAIEENTANIFNSKDDVALGNPKGDVTVVEFFDYNCTYCRHALPDMQAMLKKDANVRFVLKEFPILGPDSVAAHKVADAFRRLAPAKYGDFHVALLSSEGRASEDSAIAVAGSLGVSEDKIRAEMAKSPNDGIVQATYQLASSLGISGTPSYVIGNELVPGAVGLDDLEAKVKNMRSCGKTAC, from the coding sequence ATGGCCTTCTTCCCGAAAAGCTTCACCGCACTGGCGCTTGCCGCATCGATCGCTCTTCCCTTTCCGGCGGCAGCGCTCGACGATCAGCAGAAGAAGGAGTTCGGCGAATTCATCAAGCAATATCTGATCGAGAACCCGGAGATCATGCTTGATGTCCAGGAGGCGCTGCAGAAGAAGCAGGAAGCCGCGCGGCTGGTGAAAGCCAATATGGCGATTGAGGAGAACACCGCGAATATCTTCAATTCGAAGGATGACGTCGCGCTCGGCAATCCCAAGGGCGATGTGACGGTCGTCGAATTCTTCGATTATAATTGCACCTACTGCCGTCACGCGCTTCCCGACATGCAGGCGATGTTGAAGAAGGACGCGAACGTTCGCTTCGTGCTCAAGGAATTCCCGATCCTCGGGCCGGATTCGGTTGCCGCCCACAAAGTGGCCGACGCCTTCCGCAGGCTGGCGCCTGCGAAATATGGCGACTTTCATGTCGCCCTTCTCAGCAGCGAAGGCCGCGCCTCGGAAGACAGTGCGATTGCCGTCGCAGGCTCTCTCGGCGTCAGCGAGGACAAGATTCGCGCCGAGATGGCTAAGAGCCCGAATGACGGGATCGTTCAGGCGACCTATCAGCTTGCCTCCAGCCTCGGCATCAGCGGCACGCCCTCTTACGTAATCGGCAACGAGCTGGTCCCGGGCGCAGTCGGGCTTGACGATCTCGAAGCCAAGGTCAAGAACATGCGCAGCTGCGGCAAGACCGCCTGCTGA
- a CDS encoding aminotransferase class I/II-fold pyridoxal phosphate-dependent enzyme yields the protein MFNISKRSEVEPFHAMDVLAEATKRRAAGHPVISMAVGQPSHPAPRAALEAASAALVEGRIGYTDALGTARLKSALAWHYRDRHGLQIDPKRIAITTGSSAGFNLAFLSLFDAGDAVAIARPGYPAYRNILGALGLKVLEVPVTAETHFTLTPESLEAAQQQSGVRLKGVLLASPANPTGTVTGRDGLKALADYCAAQSIAFISDEIYHGLIFAGEEASALELTDEAIVINSFSKYYCMTGWRIGWMVLPERLVRPIERVAQSLYISPPELSQIAAVAALGASEELDHVKASYAANRALLLDRLPRIGLAPASPMDGAFYAYIDVSRFTNDSMGFAKRMLAEINVAGTPGLDFDPLEGHRTLRLSYAGSQGEIAQAVERIAVWLK from the coding sequence TTGTTTAACATATCGAAACGCAGCGAAGTCGAGCCTTTTCATGCCATGGACGTGTTGGCGGAGGCGACGAAGCGGCGGGCAGCCGGCCATCCCGTTATCTCGATGGCGGTCGGCCAACCTTCGCATCCCGCGCCTCGAGCTGCCCTCGAAGCGGCAAGCGCCGCTCTCGTCGAAGGCCGGATCGGTTATACGGATGCGCTGGGGACGGCGCGGCTGAAATCCGCACTTGCTTGGCACTACAGGGACCGTCACGGCCTGCAGATCGATCCCAAGCGCATCGCCATAACCACAGGCTCCTCGGCAGGGTTCAATCTCGCCTTTCTGTCGCTTTTCGATGCCGGCGATGCCGTGGCGATCGCGAGACCGGGTTATCCCGCTTATCGCAACATTCTCGGCGCGCTGGGGCTGAAGGTTCTCGAAGTGCCGGTGACGGCCGAGACCCACTTTACCCTGACACCCGAGAGCCTCGAGGCGGCACAGCAGCAAAGCGGCGTCAGGCTCAAAGGCGTACTGCTTGCAAGCCCCGCAAATCCGACCGGCACCGTGACCGGCCGTGACGGGTTGAAGGCGCTTGCGGACTACTGCGCGGCCCAATCCATCGCCTTCATCTCCGATGAGATCTATCATGGGCTGATTTTCGCCGGCGAGGAGGCGAGCGCGCTCGAGCTGACCGACGAGGCGATCGTCATCAACTCCTTCTCCAAATATTACTGCATGACCGGCTGGCGAATCGGTTGGATGGTGCTGCCGGAGCGCCTGGTGCGGCCGATCGAGCGCGTGGCGCAGAGCCTCTATATCTCGCCGCCCGAGCTCTCCCAGATCGCAGCGGTGGCCGCACTTGGCGCAAGCGAAGAGCTTGATCATGTCAAGGCGAGCTATGCCGCAAACCGAGCGCTGCTGCTCGACCGCCTGCCCAGGATCGGCCTTGCGCCCGCTTCGCCGATGGACGGTGCCTTCTACGCCTATATCGATGTCTCGCGCTTCACCAATGACAGCATGGGTTTTGCCAAACGCATGCTTGCAGAAATCAACGTCGCGGGGACGCCGGGGCTGGATTTCGATCCGCTGGAGGGACATCGAACCTTGCGTCTCTCCTATGCGGGTTCGCAAGGAGAGATCGCTCAGGCGGTGGAGCGGATAGCAGTCTGGCTGAAGTAG
- a CDS encoding DUF2778 domain-containing protein, giving the protein MAFAVGTLDNVAPLGGSALRSHRSRGFLYGVVGAGLLTSTWLIATLATMHSVAAPFSPAGSLAQIGATPKVASSTRLERLIHVGKGDRLTAFNAKPKMPLTASLIQSHAEKTAAAATALAALAKNNPLTVTAEQPVVAAISDSAKFRKDDAIAPPPVELASAEIEEDDGNRIIVPSKEAVAAAQLQAMLALADADPRQIAPAPIEPVASPVRTASVPATDSAPVQVAAAEDQPFDLVLSPDTGSVPLPMARPDGLIGKPAPTAKGAQRSAGPALAYAQPNSPIEDDEDDAVPRYDKPVFSPKLRAGVAIYDIENSTVYLPNGERLEAHSGLGKMRDNPRYVDKKMRGPTPPHTYVLTMREALFHGVEALRLTPVEGSDAIYDRVGLLAHTYMLGKNGDSNGCVSFKDYKRFLAAYKRGEIKQLVVVPRLNNKPASTLASLFSSRS; this is encoded by the coding sequence ATGGCGTTTGCGGTAGGGACGTTGGATAACGTCGCCCCTCTTGGCGGATCTGCTTTGCGTTCGCACAGATCTCGCGGTTTTCTTTACGGTGTCGTCGGCGCCGGGCTTTTAACCTCAACATGGCTGATCGCGACCTTGGCAACGATGCATTCGGTCGCCGCGCCCTTCTCTCCAGCAGGTAGCCTGGCACAGATCGGCGCCACCCCGAAGGTGGCATCGTCAACTCGCCTTGAAAGGTTGATCCATGTCGGCAAGGGTGACCGGCTGACTGCCTTCAACGCGAAGCCGAAGATGCCGCTGACGGCAAGCCTCATCCAGTCTCACGCCGAAAAGACCGCCGCCGCCGCAACGGCATTGGCGGCTCTGGCGAAGAACAATCCGCTGACCGTGACTGCCGAGCAACCGGTCGTCGCCGCGATTTCCGACAGCGCCAAGTTCCGCAAGGATGATGCGATCGCGCCGCCGCCGGTCGAACTCGCCTCGGCAGAGATTGAAGAAGACGACGGCAACCGCATCATCGTTCCGTCGAAGGAGGCCGTCGCAGCGGCCCAACTCCAGGCGATGCTCGCGCTTGCCGATGCTGACCCCCGGCAGATCGCACCCGCCCCGATCGAGCCAGTCGCCTCTCCCGTCAGGACCGCCTCGGTTCCTGCAACAGATTCCGCTCCGGTGCAGGTCGCAGCGGCAGAGGATCAACCCTTCGATCTCGTCCTGTCACCCGATACAGGTTCCGTGCCGTTACCGATGGCGCGTCCGGACGGACTCATCGGCAAACCGGCACCGACGGCCAAGGGTGCGCAGCGTTCTGCCGGGCCTGCCCTTGCCTATGCCCAGCCAAACTCGCCGATAGAGGACGATGAGGACGATGCCGTGCCGCGCTACGACAAGCCGGTCTTTTCACCGAAACTGCGGGCAGGTGTCGCGATCTATGATATCGAAAACAGCACCGTCTACTTGCCGAATGGCGAACGGCTGGAGGCTCATTCAGGTCTCGGCAAGATGCGCGACAACCCGCGCTACGTCGACAAGAAGATGCGCGGACCGACGCCGCCGCATACCTATGTCCTCACGATGCGCGAGGCTCTGTTTCACGGAGTCGAAGCGCTGCGCTTGACACCGGTGGAAGGCTCGGATGCCATCTATGACCGCGTCGGCCTGCTTGCCCACACCTATATGCTCGGCAAGAACGGCGATTCCAATGGCTGCGTTTCCTTCAAGGACTACAAGCGCTTCCTGGCCGCCTACAAACGGGGCGAGATCAAGCAGCTCGTGGTGGTTCCGCGGCTGAACAACAAGCCGGCTTCGACGCTCGCTTCGCTGTTTTCGTCGCGCAGCTGA
- the phaC gene encoding class I poly(R)-hydroxyalkanoic acid synthase, giving the protein MVTDSKQESGGQKNGDKTGFDATDLEPYLLKDPETMAMNFARALENLGQAASAWLAPRERGEITESSIDPITDMVKTLSKVSEYWISDPRRTFEAQTQLMSSFFGIWMRSMQRLQGTRGMQGEPLPPEPDTRKDKRFSDEDWQKNPFFDFLRQVYLVTSDWVDKLVSETDGLDEHTKHKAEFYVKQITAALSPSNFIATNPQLYRETIATNGENLVRGMKMLAEDIAAGNGELRLRQTDMTKFAVGRDMALTPGKVIAQNDICQIIQYEASTETVLKRPLLICPPWINKFYILDLNPQKSFIKWCVDQGQTVFVISWVNPDARHAEKDWGAYAREGIDFALETIEKATGEKDVNAVGYCVGGTLLAATLALHAKEKNRRIKTATLFTTQVDFTHAGDLKVFVDEEQLAALEEHMKAAGYLDGTKMSMAFNMLRASELIWPYFVNSYLKGQEPLPFDLLFWNADSTRMAAANHAFYLRNCYLRNALTQNEMILDGKRVSLKDVKIPIYNLATREDHIAPAKSVFLGSQFFGGKVEFVVTGSGHIAGVVNPPDKKKYQFWTGGPAKGEYETWLERATETPGSWWPHWQAWIESQDGRRVAARKPGGDALNAIEEAPGSYVMERT; this is encoded by the coding sequence ATGGTGACCGACAGCAAGCAGGAGAGTGGCGGCCAGAAGAATGGCGACAAGACCGGTTTCGACGCAACCGATCTCGAACCCTATCTGCTGAAGGATCCCGAGACCATGGCGATGAATTTCGCCCGGGCGCTCGAAAATCTCGGCCAGGCCGCCTCGGCTTGGCTTGCGCCGCGCGAACGCGGCGAGATCACCGAAAGCTCCATCGATCCGATAACCGACATGGTCAAGACGCTTTCGAAGGTCAGCGAATATTGGATTTCCGATCCCCGCCGCACCTTCGAGGCGCAGACCCAGCTGATGTCCTCGTTCTTCGGCATCTGGATGCGCTCGATGCAGCGCTTGCAGGGCACGCGTGGGATGCAGGGCGAGCCCCTGCCGCCCGAGCCCGACACCCGCAAGGACAAGCGCTTTTCCGACGAGGATTGGCAGAAAAATCCGTTCTTCGATTTCCTCCGCCAGGTCTATCTCGTCACGAGCGATTGGGTGGACAAGCTGGTGTCGGAGACCGACGGCCTCGACGAACACACCAAGCACAAGGCCGAATTTTACGTGAAGCAGATCACGGCGGCACTTTCGCCGAGCAACTTCATCGCTACCAACCCGCAGCTTTACCGCGAGACCATCGCAACCAACGGCGAAAACCTGGTGCGCGGCATGAAGATGCTCGCCGAGGACATCGCTGCCGGAAATGGCGAGCTTCGCCTTCGACAGACCGACATGACGAAATTCGCTGTCGGCCGTGACATGGCGCTGACACCGGGCAAAGTCATCGCCCAGAACGATATCTGCCAGATCATCCAGTACGAAGCCTCGACCGAAACCGTGCTGAAGCGGCCACTGCTGATCTGCCCGCCCTGGATCAACAAGTTCTATATTCTCGACCTCAACCCTCAGAAATCCTTCATCAAATGGTGCGTAGACCAGGGCCAGACCGTCTTCGTCATATCCTGGGTCAACCCGGATGCGCGTCACGCCGAGAAGGACTGGGGCGCCTATGCCCGGGAAGGCATCGATTTCGCGCTCGAGACGATCGAGAAGGCGACCGGCGAGAAGGACGTCAATGCCGTCGGCTACTGCGTCGGCGGCACGCTGCTGGCCGCGACACTGGCGCTGCACGCTAAGGAGAAGAACCGGCGCATAAAGACCGCGACTCTCTTCACCACTCAGGTCGACTTCACCCATGCCGGCGACCTCAAAGTCTTCGTCGACGAGGAGCAGCTTGCCGCGCTCGAAGAGCATATGAAGGCGGCCGGCTATCTCGACGGCACGAAGATGTCGATGGCCTTCAACATGCTGCGCGCCTCCGAGCTGATCTGGCCTTATTTCGTCAACAGCTATCTCAAGGGTCAGGAGCCCCTGCCCTTCGATCTCTTGTTCTGGAACGCCGATTCGACGCGCATGGCGGCGGCAAACCACGCTTTCTACCTGCGAAACTGCTATCTCCGCAATGCGTTGACGCAGAACGAGATGATCCTCGACGGCAAGCGCGTATCGCTGAAAGATGTGAAGATCCCGATCTATAATCTCGCCACGCGCGAGGACCACATCGCGCCTGCAAAATCGGTCTTCCTCGGCAGCCAGTTCTTCGGCGGCAAGGTGGAATTCGTCGTCACCGGCTCGGGACATATCGCCGGCGTCGTCAACCCGCCCGACAAGAAGAAATACCAGTTCTGGACGGGCGGCCCGGCCAAGGGCGAGTATGAGACCTGGCTCGAGCGGGCCACCGAGACGCCGGGGTCGTGGTGGCCGCATTGGCAGGCCTGGATCGAGTCGCAGGACGGCAGACGCGTTGCGGCGCGCAAACCCGGCGGCGATGCGCTGAACGCGATCGAAGAAGCACCGGGAAGTTACGTGATGGAACGCACCTGA
- a CDS encoding LL-diaminopimelate aminotransferase: MEEFHKVRRLPPYVFEQVNRLKASARAGGADIIDLGMGNPDLPTPQAIVDKLCEVVQDPRTHRYSSSKGIPGLRRAQAAYYARRFGVKLNPDTQVVATLGSKEGFANMAQAITAPGDVILCPNPTYPIHAFGFLMAGGVIRSMSVEPDETFFPPLERALRHSIPKPLALILNYPSNPTAFVATLDFYKDVVAFAKKHDIIVLSDLAYSEIYFDGAPPPSVLEVPGAMDVTVEFTSMSKTFSMPGWRMGFAVGNERLIAALTRVKSYLDYGAFTPIQVAATHALNGDGSDIAEVRNVYKRRRDVMVESFGKAGFEVPPPAATMFAWAKIPEKFRHLGSLEFSKLLVEKADVAVAPGIGFGEMGDDYVRLALVENEHRIRQAARNIKKFMSTADETMHNVISLNAHR, translated from the coding sequence ATGGAAGAGTTTCACAAAGTCCGGCGTTTGCCGCCTTATGTTTTCGAACAGGTCAACCGTTTGAAAGCAAGCGCGCGAGCGGGCGGCGCCGATATCATCGATCTCGGCATGGGAAACCCTGACCTTCCCACTCCCCAGGCGATCGTCGACAAGCTCTGCGAGGTCGTGCAGGATCCGCGCACCCACCGTTATTCCTCCTCCAAGGGCATACCGGGCCTGCGCCGCGCCCAGGCCGCCTATTATGCCCGCCGTTTCGGCGTCAAGCTCAACCCGGATACGCAGGTGGTCGCCACCCTCGGCTCCAAGGAAGGCTTCGCCAATATGGCGCAGGCGATCACCGCGCCCGGCGACGTGATCCTCTGCCCGAATCCAACCTATCCGATTCACGCCTTCGGCTTCCTGATGGCCGGCGGCGTGATCCGCTCGATGTCGGTGGAGCCGGACGAGACCTTCTTCCCGCCGCTTGAGCGCGCGCTTCGGCACTCAATCCCGAAGCCGCTGGCGCTGATCCTCAACTATCCCTCGAACCCGACGGCGTTCGTCGCGACGCTCGATTTCTACAAGGACGTCGTAGCCTTCGCCAAGAAGCATGACATCATCGTGCTCTCCGACCTTGCCTATTCGGAGATCTATTTCGACGGCGCTCCGCCGCCTTCGGTCCTCGAAGTGCCGGGCGCAATGGATGTGACGGTCGAGTTCACCTCGATGTCGAAGACCTTCTCCATGCCCGGCTGGCGCATGGGCTTTGCCGTCGGCAATGAGCGGCTGATCGCTGCGCTCACCCGCGTCAAGTCCTACCTCGACTACGGCGCCTTCACGCCGATCCAGGTGGCGGCGACGCATGCGCTGAATGGCGACGGCTCCGATATTGCCGAAGTGCGCAATGTCTACAAACGCCGCCGCGACGTCATGGTCGAAAGCTTCGGCAAGGCGGGCTTTGAAGTGCCGCCGCCGGCAGCCACCATGTTCGCCTGGGCGAAAATTCCGGAAAAGTTCCGTCATCTCGGTTCGCTGGAGTTTTCCAAGCTGCTGGTCGAGAAGGCCGACGTCGCCGTTGCTCCCGGCATCGGATTCGGCGAGATGGGCGACGACTATGTCCGTCTGGCGCTTGTCGAGAATGAACACCGCATCCGTCAGGCTGCGCGCAATATCAAAAAGTTCATGTCGACGGCAGACGAGACGATGCATAACGTCATCTCGCTGAACGCCCACCGTTAA